One Candidatus Nitronauta litoralis genomic window, GGATTTAAATCAGAAACTTAATGTGGCACTGGACTGGGATACTTTTTGCAAAGGGGTGCCGTGGGGGATACTGCTTTTATTTGGGGGAGGTTTTGCTTTAGCGGGTGGTTTTCGTGCAACGGGACTTGATGTCTGGATAGGCAATCATCTTGCCGGTGTGCAGCACTGGCCCTTGTGGATGGTTGTGTTGGGGCTTTGCCTGGGGCTCACGTTTTTAACGGAAATGACATCCAATACAGCAACGGCAACGATGATATTGCCAGTGATTGCTTCTGCTGCTGAAGCTGCCGGGATCGAGCCTTTGATACTACTCGTCCCGGCAACGCTATCCGTTTCCTGTGCTTTTATGATGCCAGTGGCCACACCCCCCAACGCGATTGTATTCAGCAGTGGCTGGGTGACGATCCCTCAAATGGCGAAGGCTGGAGTGATTCTCAATCTGGTGGGCGCAGTGCTCATTACCTTCATCACGCTTCTGTTGGTTCCGATGATCCTGTTCTAGCACGCGGCGCGCTTGCTCCCGGTCGGAATGTTTCCTGATGCGGTTGCGTTGGAGCACGACGCGCACGGGTCAGACAGGAAGGACAGTAACAGTTTTCTGCTCCACGGGTCAGGTGTACCAGGCCATGGATCACGCCGCCTTCTTCGTCAAAATTATAAATGAGCTGGTCAAGCAACATCGTGTTGGCACGCTGGTACCGGCGGTAAATGGCGTAGGAAACAAGATGAGCAAGATCGAGCAGGCGTGTGCCGTTTGAGTCTGCAAAAGCAGGAGCGTCTGCAAAGTTTTTAACCTGACCAAAACGTGTGTTCTGGTTCCTGTACTCTGTGATGAATGGTGCGAGTGTTTGTTCGTATTTCGAACGCTCAAAAATGATGAGACCACGCTGGGTGTTTTCCTGAGCGTGCAGCCTTTTAAGGAACAGGTCGAACCGGTTGCAGATTTCTTCAAAAGCACGGGCAACAGGATCTGGCGCGAAATCTTTGTCGACGGCAACACCAAATAAAACCAGATCCGGTTGAGATGTGATTTCACAAAGGTCGGCAAGTACTGCGAGTCTTTGGTCCGTTGGCATTGAATGCCAGGGATCATATTTATGCGAGTTGATCGCCTGGGCGCGCAAGCTTATTTTGTAGTCCGGGCCAAACAGGTTCTCCGTTAAATCATCTACCGCTTCGTTAACCCAGTAAACTTTTCTTTCGAACAGGGCAACACCACCGAGTACGAAATAATCATCATTATTATCGAGGGGGTTTCCTGACTGATCTACATAGAGCAAATACATTTGAAAATACCTCTTGAAATGAACAAAAAAAATAGCCGGGCGAGGCTAATGCCTCAATAGACCACGGAGAACGTAGCCTTACCCAGCCGAGTTAAGTATAGCACCATCGCAGGGTCCTTGCTATTTATAATCAACTCGAGAATCTAAATTTTCAAGAATTTGTCCAACGCAATTTTGGTTTTCGTGCAGCGGTGGCTTCATCAGGCCGAGATATTTTGGACATGACAGGTCGGTTTGCGAAATCATCTGGTTCGGAACGGGCTAATCCTGCTATCGATTTCATGGCGTCAATGAAATGATCCAGTGTTTCTTTGGATTCAGATTCGGTGGGCTCGATCATCAGCGCGCCCTTGACGATTAATGGAAAATAGATGGTGGGTGGGTGGAACCCAAAATCGATCAGTGTCTTTGCAATATCGGTTGTTTTTACGTCATTTTTTAGTTGTTCACGATCATTGAATACTACTTCGTGCAGACTTGGCCCGGGAAAAGGAAGGTGGTAATGCTCTTTCAGTGAGGCCTTGATGTAGTTCGCATTGAGTACGGCCATTTCACTGATTCGTCTAATTCCATCAGGTCCAAGTGATCTTATATACGTGTAGGCTCGAACGAGCATCCCGAAGTTCCCGAAAAAATTCTTTACTTTGCCGATGCTTTGCGGGCGATCTCGATTTATTTTGAATCGTCCTTCGGATTTTTCAATGACTGGTGTAGGTAAAAAAGGTTCGAAAATATTTTTTGTGCCCACCGGGCCTGCACCCGGCCCACCGCCCCCATGTGGAGTGGAAAAAGTTTTGTGCAAATTGAAATGGAGGAGATCAATGTCCATATCCCCGATTCGTGCAACTCCCATCAATGCGTTCAGGTTGGCTCCATCACAATAAACAAGTCCGCCTCGGCTATGGACAATTTCAGTTATTTGCATGATGTCCTTTTCAAACATTCCGAGTGTGTTGGGGTTGGTCAGCATGATGGCTGCGGTGTCTTCGTCCATCAACCGGTCAATTTGTGAAGGATCGATTAACCCTTGTTCGTTGGACGGGATCTGCACAACGTGATATCCGCAGAGAGCGGAACTTGCCGGGTTGGTTCCATGGGCGGAGTCCGGCATGAGAATTTTTTTTCGCGGATTCCCTTTTGAAGACAGATAGGCATGGATCAACAAAATGCCAGTCATCTCGCCCTGAGCGCCTGCTGCAGGTTGCAACGTGACATGGTCCATGCCACTTATTTCTTTTAGATACTCCTGCAACTCAAACATGAGCTTCAGGCTGCCCTGGGAACAGGCTTCCGGCGTATGTGGATGGTGATCGGAGAAACCAGACAGGCGTGCCATGTCTTCATTGAGCTTCGGGTTGTACTTCATGGTACAGGAACCCAAGGGATAAAAATTTCCATCGACACTGAAGTTCCATTGTGACAACCGGGTGAAATGGCGGACTACATCCAGCTCAGACAACTCGGGCATGCCCTCAATCTCGTCGCGTATTTCTTCTGGTGGCAGTAATTGGCTTATATTGCTTTCTGCTGAGGGAAATTGACTTAAAGAGTAACCTTTTCTCCCTGATGATCCGATTTCAAAAAGTAAGGGCTCCTCAATGACAATTCCTTGAGAGGCCGAAGGTGTATGGAGATCTTTAGACACAGTGTGATTCCTTCAATTTAAATTTATTCGTTTGAAGATGAGGGGGTGTAAGGTGCGGCTTCATGAACCAGCAAGATGGGGATATCGTCTTTCACAATAGGGTAGACCAGGCGACACGCTTCACAGATCAAGCCGTCTTTTTTTTCAGTCGCGATAAGCCCGCCCTTGCATTGAGGGCAGAGAAGGATTTCGATCATTTCGTTATCAAGTGCCATAAATGTCTCCTTCTGTGAGCCCTGATGTTGAAGCGCCTGCCGCAAGCTGCAGTCTCCGGCGTACCGCCGTGAGCATGTCTTCAACCTCGACGGCTTTCATGCATTCCATTTCTGTGGGGCAGGTCCGCTTGAAACAGAAGCTGCACTCCTGGGGTTTGACCAGAACTTCATGGATAGGCCCATACGGGCCATTTCTTGCCGGGTCGGTCGGGCCATAAATTGAAACGGTCGGGATATTCAATGCAACGCAAAGATGGAGCGGGCCGGTATCACCACAAATGAACAACCGCAGTTTCTGATACAACGCCAGCGCATGTTGCAATGAAGCAGTTTCCGGAGCAAGGGCAAAAGGTTCTTTCATTAACTTTCCAATGCCTTCGGCCCGATCGCGGTCCTGCGGTCCCCAGGTCAAAAGAATAGGGGCGTCAAATTCACGATGGATGTGATCGGCAAGAGCGGCGAATCGTTCAAGAGGCCAGGCTTTGGTTGGGTAGCCTACCCCGGCATGCAGGGCAACCGGCTTTGTTGTCTCGCCTTTTAATGTGGGCGCCAACTGCTGTTCGATGTAAAGGCTGGCTTCTTTGCAGGTTGTTACTCTGAAGCGCGGTTCTTCCCGAAAAACTCCCAAAGGTTCCAGTAGTGCCATATTTTTATCAATGATATGCGGGATGTGTCCAGTCCCGGGGGCTTTGATATTAGTGGCCCAGGCGCTCAGTGGTTCCCGGCAATCATTTTTTTGAAAACCAAGACGTTTCGCCACCCCGGAAAAGCCGGTGATGAGCGAGCTTTTTATCAGGCCCTGCAAGTCGATAACCAGATCGAATTCTGTTTCGCGGATGGACTTTATCAATCCCCAGGCTTCCATAAAGCTTGAGGGGGTCCAGTGCCGTCGCCATTTCTGGGTCTGCACTTCGATGATTTCATCGAGGTCGGGATGGTTTTCCAGAAAGTCGCTGAACTTGGATTCTACAGCCCAGGCAATATGCGCCTTTGGGTAGTTTTTTCTGAGAGAGCAAAGGACTGGAAGACTGTGTGCAATATCTCCAAGCGAACTCAACTTTACGATGAGGATTTTTTCAAAGGTTGGGTGCATGTTCCTGACTGGAGAGAAGGCCAGAAAAAGGGTGAGATTTTCTGGTAGAAAAGAAATCCAAAATATCCCATAACTATACCACAGGTCGCTCCTCCTAGAATGTCCGTCGGGTAATGAACTCCGAGGTAAACTCTGGAGATTGAGACCATCCCCGCAAGAGTAAACGTTAACGGCGCGATGTTGCGATTCAACAAGGCAATCAACGTGGCCAGAGTAAAGCTATTGCTGGCGTGATTTGAAGGGAAGGAAAAACTGGTGGAACAGTTGTAAATGGCGTGAGGCAATTCAATTGCCTGACAAGGCCGGATGCGTTGGAACATTTCTTTCAGAAGCGAGTGACAGATAAAATCGTTCAGGCAAACAGCCAGACCAATGGCAATGAGAATAGGCCAGGCTTTTTTTCCCTTCACAACAAACAGACCGGTTACGGACATTGCGGCCGGAATCACCCAGGATCTTGTTTCTGTAACAAAGATCATAAAAGCGTCCAGCATTCGGCTTTGCAAATGATGGTCTATCCAGTAGAATATCGAAACTTCCCAACCTTGAATAATGAATTCCCTCCGGATTTAGACAGTGAACTTGCAAACTGAATTTTATGGCGACGCTGTTAGGGAGTCAAACAGTTTTGTCCACTCCAGTCTTTCCCGATGAGTCGAACCAACCCAAAGGCCATAATCATTTTTGCGCGTAATCCTGTTCCCGGAGAGGTGAAAACCCGGTTACAATCTAAATGGGATGCTGATACGGTTTGCAGGATTTATGAAGCCTTTCTGGAAGATGCCCGCTTGCAGTTAATGGAACTCGAAAATGTAGATTGCTTCGTTTCCATTCATTCCAGTCAGGGGGCGGATTATTTTGACCGTTTCAAATCCTGCGGATTTAATGTTGTCGAGCAGGAAGGCGTTGATCTTGGGCAGCGGATGCACCAAGCCTTTGCGAAACGTTTTAGTGAAGGCTACGAGAACGTGGTCATCATAGGGTCAGACAGTCCAACCCTGCCCATCGAATACCTTCGGACGGCATTGGAATCCAGGTCAGACCTTGTTCTGGGGCCCAGTACAGACGGCGGCTATTATTTGATTGGCATGTCCGGTAACGTGACAGATGTATTTGAAGGGGTAGACTGGGGCACTGATCGGGTCTTGTTTTCCACCTTGGAAAAGGTGAAAGAATGCGGAGCTTCTTTAACTCTTTTGCCTCCCTGGTATGACGTAGACACTCCGCAAGATTTGCTCTTTCTGGAAACGCATCTTGGTTTGATGGAACACGCTGGGCTTAAAGGCGGGAAAACTACCAAGAGTGTTATTGAAAAACTTAACCTGTAATAAAACACAAGATGAAAATACTGAAATACTCTGATCCTGATTTTAATGAAACCATAGAACAACTGGTGAATCGTTGCGAAGTCGATTTTGGTGTACAAGACAAAGTGGTTCGCGAAATCATCACCGCAGTCCAGCATGAAGGCGACGCGGCTCTCCTTCGTTATACCAACCAGTTTGATCGGGCATCCTTTGCAATAGATGAGCTTGAAGTCGAGCGGGAAGAAGTCG contains:
- a CDS encoding glycosyltransferase; this encodes MSRTNPKAIIIFARNPVPGEVKTRLQSKWDADTVCRIYEAFLEDARLQLMELENVDCFVSIHSSQGADYFDRFKSCGFNVVEQEGVDLGQRMHQAFAKRFSEGYENVVIIGSDSPTLPIEYLRTALESRSDLVLGPSTDGGYYLIGMSGNVTDVFEGVDWGTDRVLFSTLEKVKECGASLTLLPPWYDVDTPQDLLFLETHLGLMEHAGLKGGKTTKSVIEKLNL
- the waaC gene encoding lipopolysaccharide heptosyltransferase I, whose protein sequence is MHPTFEKILIVKLSSLGDIAHSLPVLCSLRKNYPKAHIAWAVESKFSDFLENHPDLDEIIEVQTQKWRRHWTPSSFMEAWGLIKSIRETEFDLVIDLQGLIKSSLITGFSGVAKRLGFQKNDCREPLSAWATNIKAPGTGHIPHIIDKNMALLEPLGVFREEPRFRVTTCKEASLYIEQQLAPTLKGETTKPVALHAGVGYPTKAWPLERFAALADHIHREFDAPILLTWGPQDRDRAEGIGKLMKEPFALAPETASLQHALALYQKLRLFICGDTGPLHLCVALNIPTVSIYGPTDPARNGPYGPIHEVLVKPQECSFCFKRTCPTEMECMKAVEVEDMLTAVRRRLQLAAGASTSGLTEGDIYGT
- a CDS encoding phosphatase PAP2 family protein, giving the protein MIFVTETRSWVIPAAMSVTGLFVVKGKKAWPILIAIGLAVCLNDFICHSLLKEMFQRIRPCQAIELPHAIYNCSTSFSFPSNHASNSFTLATLIALLNRNIAPLTFTLAGMVSISRVYLGVHYPTDILGGATCGIVMGYFGFLFYQKISPFFWPSLQSGTCTQPLKKSSS
- a CDS encoding DUF3800 domain-containing protein — translated: MYLLYVDQSGNPLDNNDDYFVLGGVALFERKVYWVNEAVDDLTENLFGPDYKISLRAQAINSHKYDPWHSMPTDQRLAVLADLCEITSQPDLVLFGVAVDKDFAPDPVARAFEEICNRFDLFLKRLHAQENTQRGLIIFERSKYEQTLAPFITEYRNQNTRFGQVKNFADAPAFADSNGTRLLDLAHLVSYAIYRRYQRANTMLLDQLIYNFDEEGGVIHGLVHLTRGAENCYCPSCLTRARRAPTQPHQETFRPGASAPRARTGSSEPTEA
- a CDS encoding glycine dehydrogenase subunit 2; amino-acid sequence: MVIEEPLLFEIGSSGRKGYSLSQFPSAESNISQLLPPEEIRDEIEGMPELSELDVVRHFTRLSQWNFSVDGNFYPLGSCTMKYNPKLNEDMARLSGFSDHHPHTPEACSQGSLKLMFELQEYLKEISGMDHVTLQPAAGAQGEMTGILLIHAYLSSKGNPRKKILMPDSAHGTNPASSALCGYHVVQIPSNEQGLIDPSQIDRLMDEDTAAIMLTNPNTLGMFEKDIMQITEIVHSRGGLVYCDGANLNALMGVARIGDMDIDLLHFNLHKTFSTPHGGGGPGAGPVGTKNIFEPFLPTPVIEKSEGRFKINRDRPQSIGKVKNFFGNFGMLVRAYTYIRSLGPDGIRRISEMAVLNANYIKASLKEHYHLPFPGPSLHEVVFNDREQLKNDVKTTDIAKTLIDFGFHPPTIYFPLIVKGALMIEPTESESKETLDHFIDAMKSIAGLARSEPDDFANRPVMSKISRPDEATAARKPKLRWTNS
- a CDS encoding Trm112 family protein, whose amino-acid sequence is MALDNEMIEILLCPQCKGGLIATEKKDGLICEACRLVYPIVKDDIPILLVHEAAPYTPSSSNE